The genomic segment ATCCTTGTTGATAGCGCAATTCACGCGCCTGAAGGACAAAAGAATCCCCGTCCTTTAGGGCGGGGAGTATGTCAAATAACTGAGGAGTCAACTATGTCTAAAATCCGATTGGGGATTATCGGTTGTGGTGGAAATTCGGGGGGACATGCCCGCCGAATGAATGAAAATCCCGATGTCCAGATTGTCGGCACCTGTGATGTGAACACTGACATTGCTAACAGTTATATCGATCGTAACCTACCAGAGTTGGATCCGCGTCCAGCTGCCCACGATAATATCCCAACAATGCTCGGCGAAACAACGCCCGATGCTGTGGTGATTTCTACACCGCACACCCTCCACTTTGAACACAGTATGCACGCTCTCAATGCGGGTTGTCATGTATTGGTAGAAAAGCCGATGGTAACAGCAGCACCGGACGCATATACATTAGCTGAGAAGGTCAAAGAGACGGGGAAGGTCTTTACTATTGGCTATAATACGCCTTGCTCGGCGAACTTTTACTATGTGCGTGAATGTATCCGAAATCAAACATTTGGCAAGTTGGAGTTGGTAACAGGCTATATCACACAGAACTGGCTACGCGCAACAAAGGGAGCGTGGCGACAGGTTCCTGAGTTGTCCGGTGGTGGGCAAGCGTATGACAGTGGGGCACATCTGTTTAACAGTCTATGCTGGTCCGTTGAATCCAATGTCGCGGAGGTCCATTCCTTCATAGACAATTGTGGTGCGGCGGTTGATATCAACAGTGCAACCAACATCCGGTTTGAGAATGGAGTTTTCGCGAGTATTGTTGTCAGCGGCAACTGCCCAAGCCCCGGTGGCACCCACATGGCGTTGATTTTTGATAACGGTCGAATTGAAGTTGACGGTTGGGGTGGTGGCTGGATTCGTGTCTACGAAGGTGGAGAACAGCTTGATCCGCCGCCGATTACCGAGGAGATGTCCGCAGGGTCACCGGATGACAATTTCATTGATACTATTCTTGGTCGTGCTGAACCTCGTACTAGTCCGATGAACGGGATTATCCAATCGGAGTTGATGGACGCTATTTACGAGTCGGGACGGACCGGGCAACCTGCTAAGCCTGTACGGAGATAATAACCTTGGCTCATGCCAAAAGAAAGGGCAGATACAAAAAGCGTGAGGCTCATGTAAAAAGAAAGTGCAAAGCACGAGGATAAACCGAGTTTTTTCTTGAAAACTCGGTTTCTGTTGCACTAAATCTTAACATGGGCGAAGCGTGATAGGTGAAAATCATTGGTTCATTTTGTTTTTACGCATCACGTTTCACGTTTTCAGGCACGGAGGACAGCTATGCAAACATATCGCGCGGCGGTTATCGGTTGTAGCCGGATGGGTGCCTTTATCGACAACGAAAGGGTTGGGCATCTTGCATCTGAGGTGGCAAGCTATCTAGCGCAGAATCTCCCAGTATCACATGCTGCCAGTTTTTTTGCAGAGGAACGGACAGACTTAATCGCCTGTTCTGACCTCCGCACTGAGGTGATGGCGGAATTTGGAAGACGATATAACGTCCCGGCTGAACGGCAGTATACCGATTATCGGGAGATGCTTGAAAAGGAGCAGCCCGACATCGTGAGTGTCGCAACGCAGCCCGAACACCGTGCGGAAGTCGTTATCTATGCTGCGGAGCACGGCGTAAAAGCCCTCTACGCGGAAAAAGCGATGGCAGCATCGATGGACGAAGCGGATGCGATGGTGGAGGCGGTCGAACGTAACGGCGTCGCGTTCAATTTAGGCACCAACCGTCGTTGGGATACCGGCTTCGACAAGATGAAAGAGATCATTGATAGCGGGGAGTTGGGTGCACTTCGGACGTTGATTATTTACGGCAATGGATCGCTTTTCAACACCGCTAGCCATAACTTTGACCTCATCCTGCGTCTCAACAGCGATGCGCCTGCGTCTTGGGTTTCGGCACACCTTCCGGAGGGAGACACAATTATTGATGGGAATATCGTGCGAGAGGATCCAAGCGGACAGGGGATGATCCAGTTCTCAAACGGTGTCACAGCGCACGCCCTTCTCGCACAGCTCGGTTGGGAGGCAATCTGTGATAAGGGAAGCATTACGAGCTTCAGAGATGGTGCGATGTGGCAAATCCGCCGTCAAAACAGGCTTGAGTCTTTCCCCAGATTTGAACGCACCAGCAGTGGGGCGAATATCGTCAAAGACCTTGTCCATGCGTTGGATACAGGTGAACCGACACGCGGCGGAGTTCGTGTCGCCCACGCAAGCACGGAGTTGATTTTTGCGTTTATGGAATCCCATTTGCGGAATGGTGAACGTATCGAACTCCCATTGAAGGGAAGCGAGCTGCGCTTACAACGAGACCGTGCTCCGAGACAGCCGAGATTTCAGCCACAATAAGCAACCGTTGCAAAGAGGAGGCCCTATGGCAGAAGAAACGATCTTCAGTAAAATTATCCGAAAAGAAATTCCTGCCGACATCGTGTATCAAGATGATTTGGCAACTGCCTTCCGGGACATCAACCCTCGTGCGCCCACGCATATCTTGATTATCCCGAACAACTTGATCCCTACCGTTGACGATGTGACCCCTGAAGATGAACAGGTGCTAGGACGACTGTTCATAGTAGCGTCGAAGATCGCAAGAGCCGAAGGAATTGCTGAGGATGGTTACCGTTTGATTGTCAACTGCCGGCAGCATGGCGGACAAGAGGTTTACCATCTGCACATGCATCTTCTCGGAGGTCGTCCATTGGGGCGAATGGTTGCGGATTAGTAGCGCTGCGTTTCACTATCGCAGGTCGAAGATGGTTTTCACCGCACCGGACCTCCCGGTGGACATCGCAGCTTGGATAGCTCGGCGATACTCTTTGAGTGAAAACCGTTCGCCGATTAGCGGGAGTAGCCTATCCCCCATCTGCTCTAACAATCTAATTCCGAGTGTGAAGGTCCGAATTTTCTCGCCTGCATAGCTTTCCACTCCGTAGGTATATGCGCCACTGACTTCCAATTCCTTATACCACACCGACGTCCAATCGATATTTTTCGGGATAGCGGGCATTCCCACAAGCATAACCCGTCCTTGCGCCCGCGTAAAGCGCAGAGCGTCGTCAATCGTCGTAGCAGATGCGACGCAATCAAACGTCACGTCAACACCGCCGAGCAGGACCGGTTTACCCAGTTCTGGCTGATAACTCTCCGCCCCTGTTAAGCCGCAGAAATTTGTGTAGAGCGACTTGTCGGAGGAGAGGACTTCATCTGCACCGAGTTCGCGTGCGAGTTGACGCTGATGCGGGTATTTGGCAACAATTAGGATGCGGTTCTGTTTCCCAATTGCCCGGATTGCCGCAACGGTGAGTAGCCCGACCGTCCCCGCACCGATGATTAGGACTTCGTCTGTGTCCTTGAGGTTGGCTTTCAAAACACCGTGCAGCGCACAGGCAAACGGTTCGAGAAGCACTGCGATTTCATCGGAGAGCGAGTCCGGTACGCGGTGGATCTGGTTTTTATGGGCGAGAAAGTAAGGACTCCAGCCCCCGCCGGTGTCATGGCAGTATCCTGTCTGAATGCCTGCGGAGATATTCCCTCGCGTGATATTCTCGCAGTTCGCAAAATGTCCTTGGCTGCACTGGTAACAGACAGGACCGATGCCGCGGATTTCGCACGATAACACAGGCTCTATCACAACACGGTCTCCAACCGCATATCCCTCAACCCGCTCCCCTATCTCCGCAAGTTCTCCCACTACCTCATGTCCAAGTACAAATGGACACGAGGTGAAGGGCGAGAAATATGGGCTGCCCTTTGCCATGATAGTGGCAAGATCTGAGCCGCAGATCCCGCTCAACCGTGTCTTGATCTTTACCCAATCCGGAGTCGGCAGTTGTGGTTCATCAATCTCAGCCAAACGGATGCATGAAGCACCGGAGGTATAAAGCGACTTCCAGTGTTTGCCTAAGAGACGCACCATTAGATAGCGTGGCACGCTTTTGATGTATTGAATAGCTTGCATGGTTTTGTGAAATGGTAGCGGGTGGGTGTAAAGTCCTACTCAAATGCTACGCCCAGCTTGACGCTCTTTTCGGGATGGAGATCCATCTCCTCGTACGCTTGGGCAGATTCGTCGAAGGGCACTACCGGGGAAACAATCTCCTCACAATCAAACCGTCCTTCAGAAAGCCACTGCCAGCAGTGGTCCGTAATGCGTCCGAAATCCCATCGTGGATGGTCGCGATTGGGATCACTACACGCACGGGCAAAGATTAGATTTGGAATATCGAAATGTGCGACAGCGCCGAGGTCAAGTCCGCCCTTACACTCCTTCATCCAGCCGACGACCGCGACATTACCGCCATACGCTAACCCACGGATTGCACCGTCCAACGCTTGATAATTCGCACTTGTCTCAATCGCGACATCAATCCCGAGTCCGCCGGTCGCTTTCTTCAATTCCTCCCCGACATCGACGGCAGTTGGATCGAGTGAGAGGTCTATCCCGATGTTTTCAACGACTGCCCGTCGCTTGGCGATTGGGTCCACGGCAGCGACAAAGGACGCACCAGCCATCTTCGCCATTTGTACTGTCATTTGACCGATCGCGCCAAGTCCGAAGACGGCAACTCTGTCCCCAAGGCGCACCTGACCATCCCGAATGCCGGCAAGGGCGAAATGTGCTGGGTCGTAACAGACCGCCTCTTTCCACGCCATTCGGTCACTCATGCGTAAAGCGCGTGCGGCGTCCCAGGTATGCGTCTCTCGGAGGTTGCCATATCCGGCGACCCGATCACCAATCGAAAACCCTTTGACACCTTCGCCGATTTCGCTAACCCGACCAACGCACATATTTCCCAGACCCATCGGAAATGACGCACCGCGAAATCCGTGATACCCCGTCAACTCCGTGCCGCGTTTGGGTGCGCCAAAGTCCACTTTGATACGAATATTTCCAACTGGTAGAGGTCCCTCGTCGTAGTCCTGTAAAACTGGTTGCTGCACAGCAACTGCGACTAATTCTTTTGGCATTTTGTTCTCCTTCGCTTTAATTTAATTTCGATCGCCCTACTGGGACTATGTTAGTTCATTGGTTGGTCAGTGCAATTGCAATAGGCACGCTACACTGTGCTGTAGCTTGCACAATGGTTACGGCATACGAAGTATGCCTACTACTATTAATTTAAGTTATTGTAACCTAAGTTGCTGGTGATGTGCGGCGCGATAAAATGGATTCTTATACCCGTAAGTCGGACAAGATGCCTGACCCCAAAAGCCCCAGAGGGGCGATATGTATATAGCATATCGGTAAACCAATTCCCCTAAGCCCCAGAGGGGCGACATGTGTATCGTAAATTTGGTTATTTCTGATAGATGTCGGATATGAAAATCCGACCTACAGATTTTCTAGCAACTTGTGTTATTGTAACATTGCAGGCAAATAAAAAACAGAGAATTGTGCATAGGAGATTCGGATTTCTCTGTTGACGCCTCGCCGAAAATCTGCTAAAATCACGAGCGTGAACAATAGGCGTTTGACGCCAAATCTGTTCGCGCTATCCGATTCCAGACACAGGAGAAACCATGATAAACACGCCAGACATCGAGCGCCCTCCCAAACAACTTATTGAAACGCTCTCAACTATCAGCAGCGCTACCGCTGCCGGTGAGCTTTGTCGCCTAGGTATACGCGATCCCCAAATTTTGGGTCCCGTTCCTCGCACCCCCGGCAAGGCAGTTGTTGGGCCAGCACTCACCCTGCAATTTATGCCCAAACGCGAAGACATCTACGCTGTCGATGAATACAACGACCCCGAAAAACAGCTCCACCGCCATGCACTCTATCACGCCCAACCCGGCGATATCATCGTCGTTGACGCTAGAGGTGACATGAGCAGTGGTGTTTTCGGCGAGATGATGTTGACCTTTTTCAAGGGGCGCGGCGGTATCGGTGCCATCGTAGATGGTTGTATCCGGGACTTTCCCTACGCACAGACTTTAGGGTTGGGATTGTGGCTGAAGGGAACGACCCCCAATTTCCATACGCAAACGAACATCTATCCCTACGCGGTCAACGTTCCAGTTGCGTGCGGCAATACCTTAGTGATGCCGGGGGATATCGTTGTGGCTGATGATGATGGTGCCGTTGTGGTTCCCACTAAGCTAGCACCGGAATTATGTGAAAAAGCCACCGCCCACTCCGAGTGGGAGGACTTTAGTCGCATGAAACTAGCGGAAGGTGGTCACTTACGCAAATACTATCCTCTCAATGATGAGGCGCGGGCAGAGTATGAGGAGTGGCGCAAAACCCAAGAGAAATAAAACAGCGAAGGACTGCTTATAAGGAGAAAATCAATGCCAGATACAGATAAGATAGGTTGGAACGCTGTCAGCAAAGCCGGTGCCGTTGCTGCGGGTGGTGCCGGGGCTGTTGCCGCCGGGATTACGATTTTAGAGGCGGGCGGCAATGCGGCAGATGCAGCCGCGGGGACGATTCTCGCGCTTAACGTCACGGACCATATCGCCTGCTCTATCGGCGGTGAGGTGCCAGTGCTTATATTTGATGCAGAAAAAGGGGAGGTCAAGTCACTTTCGGGTCAGGGCCGTGCGCCGCTTTCACAAGAAGCCATCGATTGGTATATGAAAAACGGTATCCCGGCTGGCGATATGAAGATGGCACCCGTGCCTTCGGTGGTTGATTTGTGCATTACGATGCTCCAACAATATGGAACAAAGTCGTTTGAGGAAATCGTGGTGCCAACACTTGCCATCTTGGACGCGGGAGACGAGGATTGGCATCCCAATCTGGCGGTCACGTTACGCCGTATGGTGGAAGAGGAACAGATTACCGCCGGAGACCGTGAGACGAAACTGCAAGCTGCAACGGATCGCTTTTACGGACGGAACAAGTATCGGAACGATATCGCGGAGGAATTGGAAGCGTTCTACATCAAGAGGGGCGGATTCCTTCGTCGGGCAGATCTTGCCGCGCATACCACGCTAATTGAGGAGCCTGTGAAGGTGGATTATCGTGGGTATACGGTGTATAAGTGTGGAACATGGACGCAGGGACCGTATCTTTGCCAGGCGCTGCGTCTCCTAGAAGGTTTTGATCTGAAAGCTATGGGACACTTCTCAGCAGACTACGTCCACGTAGTCACAGAGGCGATTAAGTTAGCGATGGCAGATCGTGATGAATATTACGGGGATCCAGTCTTTGTGGAGGTCCCGATGGACGGACTGCTTTCCGATGTCTATACCGAGATTCGTCGTCCGCTGATTGATATGCAAAAAGCGTCGTTGGAGGTGCGACCGGGTGACATAGAGAACATGAAGCCGTTGAAAGCAGGGGGCGTATTTCGGCCGGGGGTCGGAGGAACGACGACCTGTGTCGTTGCTGATCGCTGGGGGAATGTAGTTTCTGCCACACCTTCTGCTAACGTCCACCGTGAGGAGCAGATGGGAGGTTCAACGGGTGTGAGTTTCGGTAACCGGCTGCGAAGCCTCAATACAGTTCCGGGGCATCCAAACTGTATCCAACCCGGTAAGCGCCCTCGCATTACACTGACGCCGACGCTTGTTTTGAAGGACGGTAGCCCGATTCTAGCGATTAGTGTTGCCGGTGGTGACTTGCAAGATCAGGCAGCGCTGAATTTGCTCCTTGATTTCATTGAGTTTGATATGCAGCCTGAAGATGCTGTTATTGCGCCGCGGTTTGCTACAGCGCATCATCAAGATTCATTCGATCCAAATCCTAACCGTGAAGAAGCATTCATTCGAGCAGGGGCGTTGACTGTCAGTGATACGGTGGATTCGAGCGTTCAGGAGGAGTTGATTCAGCGTGGGCATCAACTTGAGGCAAGAGCGGGTGCAATTGCGACACCTGTCATGCTTTCTATTGACCGAGATAGCGGGACGTTCTATGCTGCCGGTGATCCGGCTGCGAACCGTCATGCAGCGGGACTAGATGACGAATGAGAGGAAATATCAATGGCTGAACGACTAACCGTTCTATTTTTGCCTCACCCGCTTGGCCCCTCGATGCTTAAACCGGCGAAGGACGATGTGGTGGCTGCGATCGGGGACCGCCACGATTTGCATATTCTGGATTATGATCAGCCTATCGCTCCGCAGTTTGACGGAGTTGACGTGGTTATCGATCACGGTGGTTCGGCCGGGACACGAGAGATGGCGGATGCTGCGGCAGGAGTAGTGCGTCTCTGGCAGATTCTTGGGACAGGTTTTGACCACTTTGATTTGGGGTACTGGCGCTCGAAGAACCTGTCTGTGGCGAACTGTCCGGGGATTTTCAGTGCTGTGGCGCTGGCAGAATGTGCGATGATGTTCAGCCTGATGCTTGCTCGGCAGTATCCCGTCACTCAAACCAATCTGAAACAGGGAGAACTGTACAGACCTGTGGGGATGGAACTTGATGGATTGAAATTGGGTATCATCGGTTTCGGCGCTAGTGGGATAGAACTAGCGCGTCGGGCTGTACCTTTTGGCTTAAAAATGTCGGTGATTGACATCCGTGATGTAGGGGCAGATGAAGCGAGCGAATTTGGCTTGGAGTTTGTCGGAAAACCGGAGGATTTGGACGCAGTCATCGCTACGTCGGATTTTCTATCGCTGCATCTGCATCTCAACGATGAGACACGTCACATCATTGATGCACGGCGCTTGAGTTTGATGAAATCGACAGC from the Candidatus Poribacteria bacterium genome contains:
- a CDS encoding Gfo/Idh/MocA family oxidoreductase; the protein is MSKIRLGIIGCGGNSGGHARRMNENPDVQIVGTCDVNTDIANSYIDRNLPELDPRPAAHDNIPTMLGETTPDAVVISTPHTLHFEHSMHALNAGCHVLVEKPMVTAAPDAYTLAEKVKETGKVFTIGYNTPCSANFYYVRECIRNQTFGKLELVTGYITQNWLRATKGAWRQVPELSGGGQAYDSGAHLFNSLCWSVESNVAEVHSFIDNCGAAVDINSATNIRFENGVFASIVVSGNCPSPGGTHMALIFDNGRIEVDGWGGGWIRVYEGGEQLDPPPITEEMSAGSPDDNFIDTILGRAEPRTSPMNGIIQSELMDAIYESGRTGQPAKPVRR
- a CDS encoding Gfo/Idh/MocA family oxidoreductase, which produces MQTYRAAVIGCSRMGAFIDNERVGHLASEVASYLAQNLPVSHAASFFAEERTDLIACSDLRTEVMAEFGRRYNVPAERQYTDYREMLEKEQPDIVSVATQPEHRAEVVIYAAEHGVKALYAEKAMAASMDEADAMVEAVERNGVAFNLGTNRRWDTGFDKMKEIIDSGELGALRTLIIYGNGSLFNTASHNFDLILRLNSDAPASWVSAHLPEGDTIIDGNIVREDPSGQGMIQFSNGVTAHALLAQLGWEAICDKGSITSFRDGAMWQIRRQNRLESFPRFERTSSGANIVKDLVHALDTGEPTRGGVRVAHASTELIFAFMESHLRNGERIELPLKGSELRLQRDRAPRQPRFQPQ
- the hinT gene encoding purine nucleoside phosphoramidase — encoded protein: MAEETIFSKIIRKEIPADIVYQDDLATAFRDINPRAPTHILIIPNNLIPTVDDVTPEDEQVLGRLFIVASKIARAEGIAEDGYRLIVNCRQHGGQEVYHLHMHLLGGRPLGRMVAD
- a CDS encoding alcohol dehydrogenase catalytic domain-containing protein → MQAIQYIKSVPRYLMVRLLGKHWKSLYTSGASCIRLAEIDEPQLPTPDWVKIKTRLSGICGSDLATIMAKGSPYFSPFTSCPFVLGHEVVGELAEIGERVEGYAVGDRVVIEPVLSCEIRGIGPVCYQCSQGHFANCENITRGNISAGIQTGYCHDTGGGWSPYFLAHKNQIHRVPDSLSDEIAVLLEPFACALHGVLKANLKDTDEVLIIGAGTVGLLTVAAIRAIGKQNRILIVAKYPHQRQLARELGADEVLSSDKSLYTNFCGLTGAESYQPELGKPVLLGGVDVTFDCVASATTIDDALRFTRAQGRVMLVGMPAIPKNIDWTSVWYKELEVSGAYTYGVESYAGEKIRTFTLGIRLLEQMGDRLLPLIGERFSLKEYRRAIQAAMSTGRSGAVKTIFDLR
- a CDS encoding zinc-binding alcohol dehydrogenase — translated: MPKELVAVAVQQPVLQDYDEGPLPVGNIRIKVDFGAPKRGTELTGYHGFRGASFPMGLGNMCVGRVSEIGEGVKGFSIGDRVAGYGNLRETHTWDAARALRMSDRMAWKEAVCYDPAHFALAGIRDGQVRLGDRVAVFGLGAIGQMTVQMAKMAGASFVAAVDPIAKRRAVVENIGIDLSLDPTAVDVGEELKKATGGLGIDVAIETSANYQALDGAIRGLAYGGNVAVVGWMKECKGGLDLGAVAHFDIPNLIFARACSDPNRDHPRWDFGRITDHCWQWLSEGRFDCEEIVSPVVPFDESAQAYEEMDLHPEKSVKLGVAFE
- a CDS encoding ribonuclease activity regulator RraA produces the protein MINTPDIERPPKQLIETLSTISSATAAGELCRLGIRDPQILGPVPRTPGKAVVGPALTLQFMPKREDIYAVDEYNDPEKQLHRHALYHAQPGDIIVVDARGDMSSGVFGEMMLTFFKGRGGIGAIVDGCIRDFPYAQTLGLGLWLKGTTPNFHTQTNIYPYAVNVPVACGNTLVMPGDIVVADDDGAVVVPTKLAPELCEKATAHSEWEDFSRMKLAEGGHLRKYYPLNDEARAEYEEWRKTQEK
- a CDS encoding gamma-glutamyltransferase, which produces MPDTDKIGWNAVSKAGAVAAGGAGAVAAGITILEAGGNAADAAAGTILALNVTDHIACSIGGEVPVLIFDAEKGEVKSLSGQGRAPLSQEAIDWYMKNGIPAGDMKMAPVPSVVDLCITMLQQYGTKSFEEIVVPTLAILDAGDEDWHPNLAVTLRRMVEEEQITAGDRETKLQAATDRFYGRNKYRNDIAEELEAFYIKRGGFLRRADLAAHTTLIEEPVKVDYRGYTVYKCGTWTQGPYLCQALRLLEGFDLKAMGHFSADYVHVVTEAIKLAMADRDEYYGDPVFVEVPMDGLLSDVYTEIRRPLIDMQKASLEVRPGDIENMKPLKAGGVFRPGVGGTTTCVVADRWGNVVSATPSANVHREEQMGGSTGVSFGNRLRSLNTVPGHPNCIQPGKRPRITLTPTLVLKDGSPILAISVAGGDLQDQAALNLLLDFIEFDMQPEDAVIAPRFATAHHQDSFDPNPNREEAFIRAGALTVSDTVDSSVQEELIQRGHQLEARAGAIATPVMLSIDRDSGTFYAAGDPAANRHAAGLDDE